One genomic window of Psychrobacillus sp. INOP01 includes the following:
- the gcvPA gene encoding aminomethyl-transferring glycine dehydrogenase subunit GcvPA, whose product MKHRYLPMTEQDQREMLDVIGISSIDELFADIPEKVRFKGEYNIKPAKAESALLKELSQLAAKNADSKQFASFLGAGVYDHFKPIIVDHVISRSEFYTAYTPYQPEISQGELQAIFEFQTMICELTGMDIANSSMYDGGTALAEAGNLAAGHTRRKKLVVSEAVHPEYVDVVKMYAKGQNVQVVTVPTKDGVTDLAKLEELVDEETAAVLVQYPNFFGQIEDLAKVEQLTHAQNALFVVSANPLALGVLTPPGKFGADITVGDAQVFGISEAFGGPHCGFFAVNSKLMRKVPGRLVGETTDEEGRRGYVLTLQAREQHIRRDKATSNICSNQALNALAASVAMTALGKNGVKEMATQNIVKTHYAKQSFEKAGFEVPYQGAHFNEIVVKVNGSIADANKGLLEKGIIGGFDLGRVSTELKNHVLIAVTEQRTKEEIDALVQEMGALHA is encoded by the coding sequence CCAATGACTGAGCAGGATCAAAGAGAAATGCTAGATGTAATTGGCATTTCTTCAATTGATGAATTGTTTGCAGACATTCCCGAAAAAGTTCGTTTTAAAGGTGAGTATAATATTAAACCTGCGAAAGCTGAGTCTGCCTTGTTAAAAGAGTTGAGTCAGCTTGCGGCGAAAAATGCAGACAGTAAACAATTTGCATCTTTTTTAGGTGCTGGTGTTTATGATCATTTCAAACCTATTATTGTTGATCATGTAATCTCTAGATCTGAATTTTACACTGCTTACACTCCTTATCAACCAGAAATTTCGCAAGGGGAATTACAAGCTATCTTTGAATTCCAAACGATGATTTGTGAGCTGACGGGTATGGATATAGCAAATTCTTCTATGTATGATGGTGGTACTGCACTAGCTGAAGCCGGTAACTTGGCCGCAGGGCACACTCGCCGTAAAAAATTGGTCGTTTCTGAGGCAGTACATCCTGAATATGTCGATGTTGTGAAAATGTATGCAAAAGGACAAAATGTTCAAGTAGTTACTGTTCCAACAAAAGATGGAGTAACGGATTTAGCGAAACTAGAAGAATTAGTGGATGAAGAAACAGCGGCTGTTTTAGTTCAGTATCCAAATTTCTTCGGTCAAATTGAAGATTTGGCGAAAGTGGAGCAATTGACTCATGCGCAAAATGCATTATTCGTTGTTTCTGCAAATCCGCTTGCACTTGGTGTATTAACACCCCCGGGTAAATTTGGAGCAGATATTACCGTAGGAGATGCACAAGTCTTTGGGATTTCCGAAGCCTTCGGTGGGCCTCACTGTGGATTCTTTGCAGTAAATTCTAAACTTATGCGTAAAGTTCCAGGTCGTTTAGTAGGTGAAACAACGGATGAAGAAGGGCGTCGTGGGTATGTATTAACTTTACAAGCTCGTGAACAGCATATCCGTCGTGATAAAGCTACTTCAAACATCTGTTCAAATCAGGCTTTAAATGCACTTGCGGCTTCAGTAGCGATGACTGCACTTGGTAAAAACGGTGTAAAAGAAATGGCCACTCAAAACATCGTGAAAACACATTATGCAAAACAATCCTTTGAAAAAGCAGGATTTGAGGTGCCATATCAAGGGGCTCATTTTAACGAAATCGTTGTAAAAGTAAACGGTTCAATTGCAGATGCAAATAAAGGACTGCTTGAAAAAGGAATTATCGGTGGTTTTGACTTAGGTCGTGTCAGTACTGAACTTAAAAATCATGTATTAATTGCTGTAACAGAACAGCGTACAAAAGAGGAAATAGATGCACTCGTGCAAGAAATGGGGGCTCTTCATGCATAA